The Edaphobacter flagellatus sequence CACAGTAAAACAATGCCTCTTTCTGAACAGATCGCCTCTCTCGACTGGCCGCGCATCTCCACCCAACTCAACGAGCAAGGCTATGCCACCACCGGCCCCTTGCTCTCCACAGCAGAATGCAATCAGCTTGCCGCCGGATACAACGACGCGACACAATTTCGCAGTCGTGTCATCATGGCTCGTCATGGCTTCGGACGCGGCGAATATCAGTACTACACTTATCCGCTGCCTGCGCTTATCCAGACACTGCGCGACTCCCTCTATCCATCGCTGGCTGGCATTGCGAACCAGTGGCATGAGGATCTCGGCAATCCCACGCGCTTCCCTCTCGATCATCGCGTTTTTCAGCAGCTCTGCCACAATGCCGGTCAGACACGACCAACTCCACTTCTCCTCAAATATCAGCAGGGCGATTACAACTGTCTGCACCAGGATCTCTATGGCGAGCTGGTCTTCCCTCTACAGGTTGCATTTCTGCTCAGCGACCCGGCACGCGACTTCACAGGAGGTGAGTTCGTTCTGACCGAACAACGTCCGCGCATGCAATCGCGGGCGTCCGTCGTACCTCTGCGGCAAGGAGAAGCTGTTATCTTCGCCGTCAATCATCGGCCGCAGCGAGGAACACGCGGCGTCTATCGTGTTGCCATGCGCCACGGCGTCAGCGCGATACGATCAGGGCAGCGTTTTACTCTAGGAGTGATCTTTCACGATGCACAGTAGCGGCTCACTCTGGCCTGAAACTCCATCGCCCTCCACAGAATCTCTCGCCGAGGGCATTACGCTGTTGCGCGGCTTTTGCGCGAACGAAGCGTTTGCATTGCTTGATTCCATTCATGCCGTCGCCGAAATTTCTCCCTTCCGCCAGATGATCGTACCCAGCGGCCACACGATGTCGGTCGCGATGACGAATACAGGCGACCTTGGCTGGACGACCGACCGTACGGGGTACCGCTACACCACCCTCGATCCCACATCCGGCCAACCCTGGCCGCCCATGCCTGCACCTCTGCTCACGCTCGCACAGAATGCCGCAATCGCTTCCGGTTTCGCGGGCTTTACGCCGAATGCCTGCCTGATCAATCGCTATGCTGTTGGCGCGCGCCTCTCGCTCCATCAGGATAGGAACGAGCAGGACTACACCCATCCCATCGTCTCGGTCTCACTTGGGCTGCCCGCGACCTTTCTCCTTGGTACCCTGCGCCGCACAGACACCCCGCGCCGCATACGCATCGAGCACGGTGACATCCTCGTCTGGGGAGGCCCCGCCCGGCTCATCTACCATGGCGTCGCCCCCATCCGGCCCGGGATTCATCCCCTCACCGGCCCCTTTCGGATCAACCTTACCTTCCGCCGCGTCGCGCTCTAGATTGCGTCCCGTCAGCCAATCTCCCGAAAATTCTCTATCATGGTGCACGAGGCTTTGCGCAAGACCACAGGACGCTGACGTCAACCATGATCGCTGAAATCATCGCAGCCGGCTCGGAGATGCTGACGCCGCACCGGCAGGACACCAATTCCCTCTTCCTTACCGAACAGCTCAACGATCTCGGCGTCCAGGTGGCCTTCAAGACCATCGTCGGAGACAACCTCGATCATCTGACAGGCGCCGCACGCAACGCGCTGGCACGCGCCGATATCGTCCTCTTTTCCGGCGGCCTCGGTCCTACAGAGGACGACCTCACCCGCGAGGCAGCCGCGGAGGCCCTTGGCCTTGAGCTCGATCGCAACCCCACCATCCTTGCCGAACTCTACAAGCGATTTGCGGCGCGCAAATTGGTCATGCCGCCCAACAATGCCCGACAGGCCGACGTTATTGCAGGCGCAACCGTTCTCAACAATCCGGCAGGCAGCGCACCAGGCCAGTTTCTCGATACGACCGTCAACGGCTTCCGCAAGATCATTGTCCTGTTGCCTGGACCTCCCGGCGAGCTCAAACCGCTCTTCCTTCAGGAGGTGAAGCCACGCCTTGCAGCAACGTTGCCGCCACGTCATCTCTCGCGCCGCCAGCTGCGCATGGCGCTCATTCCTGAATCGCACGTCGATGCCCGCACCGCACCGATCTACAAGCAATATTCCGATGTCGATACCACCATCCTTGCCGGTCATGGCGAGATTCAGCTTCACTTCGTCGCTTCGAAAGCCACTGCTATCGAAGCGCAGGAGCGCGTCGACGAGCTGGCAGGTCGCATTGAGGCCGAGATGGAGGATGCCATCTTCTCCTCGCACGGTGAGAGCCTCGAGGAAGTCGTCCTCCTCATGCTCGGGCTGCGTCACCTGACGCTCGCTGCGGCCGAGAGCTGCACCGGCGGCCTGCTCGCCTCGCGCCTCACCGCTGTACCCGGAAGCTCGCGCTACTTCCTCGGCGGAGCCGTCGTCTATGCCGATGCGCTCAAGACCATCTTTGCGGACGTACCAGCCGACCTCGTCGCCACATCTGGTCCTGTCTCCGAGCCCGTGACCCGTGCCCTGGCTGAAGGCATCCGCATTCGCACCGGAGCTTCGCTTGGCATCGCCATTACCGGTATTGCTGGCCCCACTCCTGGGACGGGTCCCGATGCTGAAAAGCCGATCGGATTGGTCTACATCGCGCTGGCCGATGGCAAAGAGACACGCATCAAGGAGTTAAACCTGCCCGGCGACCGCGACCGCATCCGCTGGTGGGCCAGCCAGCACGCGCTTGAGATGATCCGCATCGCGCTCCTGGAGCAACAGCGTTTTTAAACGTGCAATAAACTCTGGGTCGCCCTGTTAACGCTCTGGCGCCGTGACTTGATAAACTCAAGTTTCGGCCCTCATGACTCCCTGGCTCCTCTCCATTTCGGTCGCTTACCTGCTGGGCTCCATCCCTTTCGGCTACCTTCTCGTCCGCATCTTTCGCCATCAGGACATCCGGGCGACGGGCAGCGGTAACATTGGCGCAACCAATGTCGCTCGGTCCGGAGCAAAGGGCCTCGGCATCGCCACGCTTATCCTCGATGCACTCAAGGGCTTCGTCGCGGTTCTTATTGCGCTGCACATCGCCGCACCATCTGGACTTCCTCATTCCTACGAGATCGCCGTCTGCGCAGCGGTGGCAGCCGTCCTCGGCCACTGCTTCCCAGTCTGGCTCGGCTTCAAGGGAGGCAAAGGCGTCGCCACCGCACTTGGCGTCTTCTTTGGCCTTGTGCCGGTCATCACAGTGCTTTATCTGTTGGCCGTCTTCCTCATCATCGTCTTTATCACACGCTACGTTTCACTTGCCTCGATTGTGGCGGCGGCGTTATTTCCTTTTCTTGCGCTCCCGCACGCCCCTGTCCGGACACCTATCGTGATCGCGGGATATATCTTCATTCCGCTGCTGGTTATCCTCAAACATCACGGGAACATCCGCCGCCTGCTCTCCGGCACGGAGAATCGCTTCGGCTCGCGTAAGGTGGCTGCTTGAGCCGCATTGGCATCCTCGGCGCCGGCGCCTGGGGCACGGCCCTTGCACTCTCCCTCGCTCGTCGAGGAGGACACGACATCACGCTCTGGGCTCACTCTTCCTCTCTGGCCGAACATCTCAATGAGAACGGCGAGAATCTTCCCTATCTTCCCGGCTTCACGTTACCCGCAGGCATCGTCGTCACCGATGACCTGCCGGCCACTATATTCGAAGCAGATATCCTTCTCTGCGTCACGCCATCCCAACATCTGCGCGGCGTCATCTCGCACATTGCGCCGCTACTGACCAGAAACCAGATCGTCGTCTCCGCCTCCAAAGGAATTGAGGAAGGCAGCTTCCTGCGCATGTCGCAGGTTATCGCCGCCGTCACCTCAAACCCTTGCGCCGTGCTTTCCGGCCCCTCCTTCGCGCAGGAGGTCGCAGCTGGCTCTCCGACAGCGATCGTCGCAGCTGCAACAGAGCCACGGCTCGCTCAGATCATTCAACGCGACTTCTCCTCTCCGACGCTTCGCGTCTACACCAATGATGACGTCGCTGGCGTCGAGCTCGGCGGCGCACTAAAGAACGTCATCGCGCTTGCTGCCGGTGTCGTCGCTGGACTCAACCTCGGCCACAACTCCGCAGCCGCACTCATCACCCGCGGCATCGCCGAGATCACGAGACTCTCCGTCGCCTGCGGAGGCCGGCGTCAGACGCTGGCTGGCCTCGCCGGCATTGGCGATCTCGTGCTCACCTGCACCGGCAACCTCTCACGCAATCGCTCCGTCGGTATCGAGCTGGGCCGTGGCCGCAAGCTCGAAGACATCCTCGCCGGCATGGGCGGTAAAGTCGCCGAAGGCGTCCGCTCCACGACCGCCGCTCTCGGCCTGGCCGCGCGCTACGGCGTCGAGATGCCCATCACGCAGCAGGTCGACGCCATCCTGCATCACAACAAAAAGCCGGCCGACGCCATCCGCGATCTGATGTCCCGCCCCGGCCGTGATGAATTTCAATAGCTTGCCGCCGATCCGATAAACTAAAAGCAGCATGGTCTTCTCGTCTCTCTTCGGCAAGCGTTCTGCCGAACCTGAAAAGCCCGAATCAGCAGAACCCGAGCCGCCACAGAAGCTCGGCTTCTTCGACCGCATGCGGCAGGCGGTCACCCGCACCCGCGAGTCACTTTCCGAGTCCATCAGCTCGGTCGTCGCACTTACGCGCGAAGTCGACCAGGCCTCCCTCGACGAGCTTGAGCCGCGCCTTCTTGCCGCCGATATCGGCAGCGCAACCACAGCCATCATCATGGAGCACCTCCGCCAGCGTGCACTCCGCACCGGCATCGAAAGCGGAGCGCAGCTCAAGGAGCTCCTCAAAGCCGAGCTCAAGCAGATCCTCGACGGCGTCGCTCATCCCATCCAACATCCGGCCACACCACCCGAAGTCATTCTCATGGTCGGCGTCAACGGCACGGGCAAAACGACCACCACCGGTAAGCTTGCAAACCTCTACAAGTCACAGGGCCGCAGTGTCCTGCTCTGCGCCGCCGACACCTTCCGCGCCGCTGCTATCGAACAGCTTGAAGTCTGGGCACAGCGCTCCGATGTTCCGCTCATCAAGACGAAGCAGGGCGGCGATCCATCTGCTGCTCTCTACGATGCGCTTGCCGCTGCCAAATCGCGCTCCACCGACGTGATGATCGCCGACACCGCAGGCCGGCTCCACACCAAGACCGACTTGATGAAAGAGCTCGACAAGATGCGCCGTACTTGCGAGAAACTGGTGCCGGGTGCGCCGCACCAGACCTTCCTCGTCATGGATGCAACGACTGGTCAGAACGGCCTGCAGCAGGCTCGCCTGTTCACCGAAGCCGCACGTGTTAGCGGCATCGTGCTCACCAAGCTCGACGGCACGGCAAAGGGCGGCATCGTGCTCGCCATCGCCACCGAACTTAAATTGCCCGTGCTCTATGCCGGTATCGGCGAGAAGATCGACGACCTCATCCCCTTCGACAGCACGGCCTTCATCGACTCCATGGTCAGCTAGCGCGCAAAGCACGCACTGTTTCGTATGGCGCTTATAGCTTATAAGAGCGCCGTGCCGGCACGTTTATACGCCATCACAATTACTACTTGGACGAGAGGCATTCGCCGGGTTCATTGTTGATCTCGAAAGGATGAACGATATGAACACTCCGACACGTTATCTCGCAGCCAGCCTGATTCTCTTCGCAACCCTCGCCGTACCCACTCTTCAGGCAGAGATTCTTTCCAGCTCGAAGGACCTGGTTGTCCTGGAGCCACGTGATCTTCCTGAGCTCACTCGCACTGCTGGCGACGCTCTTCTCCTGCACTCCGACAACGCAGGTCGCACCTATCTCTACATCGAACAGTTGCAAGGCAAGCGTCTGACCATCCTCAACGTGACAGATCCAGCCAGAATCAAAGTCGCATCGTCTGTCGCGCTAACAGCGCCATCGGCCTTCGACTTTATCAAGCCGCTTGGCGCTCATACAGAGCTGGTGCGCTTCCGCAACGACCATAGCTTCGCGATCTTCGACATGCAGAAGTCACTCGTTCCACAGCTGCAAAAGACCGCGCTCATCAACCTCGATGGCTCAGAGCCTCTGGGCATTACCGGACTCCTGACAACTCACCAAACGGCCTTCAATTCTGCACCTCTACCCCGCGAATATCAGATCGTCGATACCTCGGTAGCATCTCGTCCCGCGACGCTCGCTACGGTCGAGCAAGTGCAGGCTCGTTTGACGAATGGCGAGACAGGAACAACATTCCTGCTCGGCGAGCAAGGACTCACCGTCATACGGCAATTACCTGTCGAAGAGCAGTACAAAGTCCATCAGATGCAGATGTAGGGCAACTGATCGCCTAACTTGCAGGCCGTACGATTTCCATCGTGCGGCCTGCAACCGAACAACCGAAGCACCAACCACAGACAAAGCGGTATAGTCTCCAGTACGAAGGAGGATCGAGGATGATCCGAATTGCCGTCGTTGTCTCGATGCTGACTCTTGCAGCGGCCGCACCGTGCCAGACACTTCAAGTTACTGGAACTGCGACCTACCGCGAAAGAATGGCCCTTCCGCCAAATGCCATCTTCGAAGCAACACTGGAAGATGTCTCGCTTGCCGATGCCCCAGCAACTGTAATCGGCAACACACGGTTGGAGTCTCCAGGCAATCCTCCATTTCAGTTCTCCATTTCCTATGACTCCAGCAAAATTGTGCCCAACCACACCTATGCCGTACGTGCACAAATCAAGGTGGACAAAAAACTCTGGTTCACCACCGACCAACGATATGCGGTACTGACGCAAGGCCATGGCAGCGAGATCTCCATGATGATGCTGCGGCGCGCCTCCGGAGGCGGTTCGCGCAGCAAGCCGTCGCCTGCCACAGCTCAGGCTGCTGCACCGGCGGACGAGCCTCTGCGCGAGACATATTGGAAGTTGATGGAGCTGCGTGGCAAGCCTGTCAATGCAGCCAACCAACAGCAGGAGGCGCATCTCGTCTTTCGCACCGGCGACAGACTCTCCGGCTCAGGAGGATGCAACCGGCTGATGGGCGGCTACTCCGTCGAAGGAAACACTCTGCACTTCAAAGGCATTGGCAGCACCATGATGGCCTGCGCACAGGGCATGGATATCGAGCAGGCCTTCCTTGCGGCTCTCAATAAAGTTGAAACCTGGAAGATTACAAACAATACATTGGAGCTGTACGATAGCGGTGCCAAACTACTGGCAAAGTTTGAAGCCCGCGCCATGAAGTAGGGCGGGATTTATAAAGTCTATTGGCAATATGGAGCGGGAGACCGGGATCGAACCGGCGACATTCAGCTTGGGAAGCTGACGTTCTGCCACTGAACTACTCCCGCTTTCAGCCACGATTATACATTGCATCGCACATCACCTCGCGGCGAAGCGCTTAGCCTGCGTTCCTCGGAAACACCTTGCCGAGCGCAGTCAATTGATCGAGAAACGGCTGCGTAATGGTTCCATCAAGCTCTACCGGAACATCCCATGTCACCGAGCCATTGGCATCCCGGACCCTCTTCGTAAACGCAATAATTTGTTCTGTCGAAAAACGCGGCTTACCCGACCCCCACTTCTCACCCAGAAAACTGAGTACGTGAATCTGCGTACCGTCGACACGTCCATCCTGCGAGCGACGAATCGTGGCCTGCTCCGGCTTGTCGATCTCACCCGCCGTATAGTCCTCATCCGGACACATCGAGATCAGCCTGTAGACCACGCCCGGATTAAAGGCAACCACCGAATCCGCATTGCCCGCGCGCGCCGCAGCAGCAAAGCTGGTGAAGTTTGGCGACGACGGCGAGCGATACATCGAGTTCGGAAAATAGCAGCCATCAAACCACCAGCCCTCGACCTTCTTCCCCCATCGCCGCGACCATTCCGCGATAATCTGCTCCCACTTCTTTTGAAAATTCTTATTTGGATATGGCCCGTTCTCCCACTCCAGTGCAGCCACCGCGGCCTTGTCCTGTGCTGGCGCGCCCGAAGGCAAATAAACCATCAGCTTGATGTCCCGCTTATGCAGCGGTTCGTAGAGATCGGCAACCAGGTCCCGGCGCGAGCACTTGCTCGTAGTAGCGCCGGTGATCCTGTCATAGACCGCATTCGGCGAAAGATAATAGCCCGAGTTCTGACCGATGCTGATCTGGTAGTGACCGGCGCCGACTGACTCCAGACGCTTCGCCATTCCCTCCACATCGAACCCATCGATCATCTTGTTCCAGCGGTCCGCCGACATGTCGAGCTTATGGTCGCGCCCCTGCCAATCCGACAGGTAGTGCGTCATCACACCCCAGGTATAGCGAGGCTGCTGCATCCAATGAGCACGCCCTGAATCATAGGGTTGCTGCGAAGCCTGCATCACTTCGCCCATAGCTGCCTGCATTGGAAGCGCACCTGTTGCCAGCGCGGCTGCGGTACCGATCATCACATCACGACGCGACCACTGTTTGTTGCTCATGAAATTTAATTTCCTCCTGTAAATATTTCCCTGGATTTTCGTCAGCCATTCTATAGGTATCGGGCTCTCTTTTCCTTCCTCCCAAAAGATTCATCCTGTAAAAAGCACCGCCGCCCAACACATCGCCCAGACCCTTCTCTATCTAAGGGATACGGTCAGCGACACGTCATCGCTTGACCACGGATGCTTCAAGCGAGCATCCTTCCGAGGTCAATCTCTTCGTGAGCATTGGAAAGGTGAAAACAATGGCAACTGCAACCACTCTTCAGATCGCACCCGGGCAATACGGCTACGCCGTTCCCTTCCGCAAGCGTTACGGCAACTTCATTGGCGGACACTGGGTCGAGCCCCTCTCCGGGCAGTACTTCGAAAACATCACGCCGATCACCGGTAAAGCCTTCTGCGAGATTCCGCGCTCCAACGCGGCTGACATCGACCGTGCACTTGACGCAGCCCACAAGGCGAAAAAGGCCTGGGGCAAGACTGCGGTCGCAACGCGCGCACGCATCCTCGAACAGATTGCGCAGCGCATCGATGACAATCTTGAGCTGCTCGCCACCGCCGAAACCTGGGACAACGGCAAGCCTATCCGCGAAACGCTCGCCGCAGACATCCCGCTCTGCTCCGACCACTTCCGCTACTTCGCCGCAGCCATCCGCGCACAGGAAGGCGGCATCTCCGAGATCGATGGTGATACCGTTGCTTATCACTATCACGAGCCTCTCGGCGTCGTCGGCCAGATCATCCCCTGGAACTTCCCCCTACTGATGGCCTCGTGGAAGCTCGCTCCTGCTCTCGCCGCCGGCAATTGTGTCGTGCTCAAGCCGGCAGAACAGACACCCGCCTCCATCCTCGTTCTCATGGAACTGATCTCCGATCTGCTTCCTCCCGGCGTCGTCAACGTCGTCAATGGATTTGGCGTCGAGGCAGGCAAGCCGCTCGCCTCCAGCCCGCGCGTCAACAAGGTCGCCTTCACCGGTGAGACAACCACAGGCCGCCTGATCATGCAGTACGCCTCACAGACCATCATCCCGGTCACACTTGAGCTTGGCGGCAAATCGCCCAATATCTTCTTCGCCGACGTCATGAGCCAGGACGACTCCTTCATCGACAAAGCCGTCGAAGGACTTGTACTCTTCGCCTTCAATCAGGGCGAGGTCTGTACCTGCCCATCGCGCGCCATCATCCATGAATCCATCTACGACCGCTTCATGGAGCGTGCGCTCAAGAGCATCAAGGCCATCAAGCGCGGCAACCCGCTCGACAAAGACACGATGATCGGCGCGCAGGCTTCCGAGGAGCAGCAGCACAAGATCCTCTCCTATCTCGACATCGGCAAGCAGGAGGGCGCAGAAGTGCTCACCGGCGGCAACGCTGCCAAGATGGAAGGCGACCTCGCCACCGGCTTCTACATCGAGCCAACCGTCTTCAAGGGCCACAACAAGATGCGCATCTTCCAGGAGGAGATCTTTGGCCCCGTGCTCTCCGTCACGACCTTCAAGGATGACGACGAAGCGCTCTCCATCGCCAACGACACGCTCTACGGTCTCGGCGCTGGCGTGTGGACGCGCGACCTGAACCGCGCCTATCGCTTCGGCCGCGAGATCGAAGCGGGCCGTGTCTGGACCAACTGCTATCACATGTATCCAGCCCACGCAGCATTCGGTGGTTACAAGCAGTCCGGCATCGGACGCGAAAATCACAAGATGATGCTCAACCACTACCAGCAGACGAAGAACCAGCTCGTCAGCTACAGCACAAAGCCCCTCG is a genomic window containing:
- the alkB gene encoding DNA oxidative demethylase AlkB, whose product is MHSSGSLWPETPSPSTESLAEGITLLRGFCANEAFALLDSIHAVAEISPFRQMIVPSGHTMSVAMTNTGDLGWTTDRTGYRYTTLDPTSGQPWPPMPAPLLTLAQNAAIASGFAGFTPNACLINRYAVGARLSLHQDRNEQDYTHPIVSVSLGLPATFLLGTLRRTDTPRRIRIEHGDILVWGGPARLIYHGVAPIRPGIHPLTGPFRINLTFRRVAL
- the adh gene encoding aldehyde dehydrogenase yields the protein MATATTLQIAPGQYGYAVPFRKRYGNFIGGHWVEPLSGQYFENITPITGKAFCEIPRSNAADIDRALDAAHKAKKAWGKTAVATRARILEQIAQRIDDNLELLATAETWDNGKPIRETLAADIPLCSDHFRYFAAAIRAQEGGISEIDGDTVAYHYHEPLGVVGQIIPWNFPLLMASWKLAPALAAGNCVVLKPAEQTPASILVLMELISDLLPPGVVNVVNGFGVEAGKPLASSPRVNKVAFTGETTTGRLIMQYASQTIIPVTLELGGKSPNIFFADVMSQDDSFIDKAVEGLVLFAFNQGEVCTCPSRAIIHESIYDRFMERALKSIKAIKRGNPLDKDTMIGAQASEEQQHKILSYLDIGKQEGAEVLTGGNAAKMEGDLATGFYIEPTVFKGHNKMRIFQEEIFGPVLSVTTFKDDDEALSIANDTLYGLGAGVWTRDLNRAYRFGREIEAGRVWTNCYHMYPAHAAFGGYKQSGIGRENHKMMLNHYQQTKNQLVSYSTKPLGLY
- a CDS encoding 2OG-Fe(II) oxygenase codes for the protein MPLSEQIASLDWPRISTQLNEQGYATTGPLLSTAECNQLAAGYNDATQFRSRVIMARHGFGRGEYQYYTYPLPALIQTLRDSLYPSLAGIANQWHEDLGNPTRFPLDHRVFQQLCHNAGQTRPTPLLLKYQQGDYNCLHQDLYGELVFPLQVAFLLSDPARDFTGGEFVLTEQRPRMQSRASVVPLRQGEAVIFAVNHRPQRGTRGVYRVAMRHGVSAIRSGQRFTLGVIFHDAQ
- a CDS encoding LVIVD repeat-containing protein, with the translated sequence MNTPTRYLAASLILFATLAVPTLQAEILSSSKDLVVLEPRDLPELTRTAGDALLLHSDNAGRTYLYIEQLQGKRLTILNVTDPARIKVASSVALTAPSAFDFIKPLGAHTELVRFRNDHSFAIFDMQKSLVPQLQKTALINLDGSEPLGITGLLTTHQTAFNSAPLPREYQIVDTSVASRPATLATVEQVQARLTNGETGTTFLLGEQGLTVIRQLPVEEQYKVHQMQM
- a CDS encoding competence/damage-inducible protein A, producing MIAEIIAAGSEMLTPHRQDTNSLFLTEQLNDLGVQVAFKTIVGDNLDHLTGAARNALARADIVLFSGGLGPTEDDLTREAAAEALGLELDRNPTILAELYKRFAARKLVMPPNNARQADVIAGATVLNNPAGSAPGQFLDTTVNGFRKIIVLLPGPPGELKPLFLQEVKPRLAATLPPRHLSRRQLRMALIPESHVDARTAPIYKQYSDVDTTILAGHGEIQLHFVASKATAIEAQERVDELAGRIEAEMEDAIFSSHGESLEEVVLLMLGLRHLTLAAAESCTGGLLASRLTAVPGSSRYFLGGAVVYADALKTIFADVPADLVATSGPVSEPVTRALAEGIRIRTGASLGIAITGIAGPTPGTGPDAEKPIGLVYIALADGKETRIKELNLPGDRDRIRWWASQHALEMIRIALLEQQRF
- a CDS encoding alpha-L-fucosidase, which gives rise to MSNKQWSRRDVMIGTAAALATGALPMQAAMGEVMQASQQPYDSGRAHWMQQPRYTWGVMTHYLSDWQGRDHKLDMSADRWNKMIDGFDVEGMAKRLESVGAGHYQISIGQNSGYYLSPNAVYDRITGATTSKCSRRDLVADLYEPLHKRDIKLMVYLPSGAPAQDKAAVAALEWENGPYPNKNFQKKWEQIIAEWSRRWGKKVEGWWFDGCYFPNSMYRSPSSPNFTSFAAAARAGNADSVVAFNPGVVYRLISMCPDEDYTAGEIDKPEQATIRRSQDGRVDGTQIHVLSFLGEKWGSGKPRFSTEQIIAFTKRVRDANGSVTWDVPVELDGTITQPFLDQLTALGKVFPRNAG
- a CDS encoding NAD(P)H-dependent glycerol-3-phosphate dehydrogenase, yielding MSRIGILGAGAWGTALALSLARRGGHDITLWAHSSSLAEHLNENGENLPYLPGFTLPAGIVVTDDLPATIFEADILLCVTPSQHLRGVISHIAPLLTRNQIVVSASKGIEEGSFLRMSQVIAAVTSNPCAVLSGPSFAQEVAAGSPTAIVAAATEPRLAQIIQRDFSSPTLRVYTNDDVAGVELGGALKNVIALAAGVVAGLNLGHNSAAALITRGIAEITRLSVACGGRRQTLAGLAGIGDLVLTCTGNLSRNRSVGIELGRGRKLEDILAGMGGKVAEGVRSTTAALGLAARYGVEMPITQQVDAILHHNKKPADAIRDLMSRPGRDEFQ
- the plsY gene encoding glycerol-3-phosphate 1-O-acyltransferase PlsY, whose translation is MTPWLLSISVAYLLGSIPFGYLLVRIFRHQDIRATGSGNIGATNVARSGAKGLGIATLILDALKGFVAVLIALHIAAPSGLPHSYEIAVCAAVAAVLGHCFPVWLGFKGGKGVATALGVFFGLVPVITVLYLLAVFLIIVFITRYVSLASIVAAALFPFLALPHAPVRTPIVIAGYIFIPLLVILKHHGNIRRLLSGTENRFGSRKVAA
- a CDS encoding YbaY family lipoprotein, whose amino-acid sequence is MIRIAVVVSMLTLAAAAPCQTLQVTGTATYRERMALPPNAIFEATLEDVSLADAPATVIGNTRLESPGNPPFQFSISYDSSKIVPNHTYAVRAQIKVDKKLWFTTDQRYAVLTQGHGSEISMMMLRRASGGGSRSKPSPATAQAAAPADEPLRETYWKLMELRGKPVNAANQQQEAHLVFRTGDRLSGSGGCNRLMGGYSVEGNTLHFKGIGSTMMACAQGMDIEQAFLAALNKVETWKITNNTLELYDSGAKLLAKFEARAMK
- the ftsY gene encoding signal recognition particle-docking protein FtsY gives rise to the protein MVFSSLFGKRSAEPEKPESAEPEPPQKLGFFDRMRQAVTRTRESLSESISSVVALTREVDQASLDELEPRLLAADIGSATTAIIMEHLRQRALRTGIESGAQLKELLKAELKQILDGVAHPIQHPATPPEVILMVGVNGTGKTTTTGKLANLYKSQGRSVLLCAADTFRAAAIEQLEVWAQRSDVPLIKTKQGGDPSAALYDALAAAKSRSTDVMIADTAGRLHTKTDLMKELDKMRRTCEKLVPGAPHQTFLVMDATTGQNGLQQARLFTEAARVSGIVLTKLDGTAKGGIVLAIATELKLPVLYAGIGEKIDDLIPFDSTAFIDSMVS